Proteins from a genomic interval of Arvicanthis niloticus isolate mArvNil1 chromosome 26, mArvNil1.pat.X, whole genome shotgun sequence:
- the LOC143438912 gene encoding uncharacterized protein LOC143438912, producing MTKFNVEPCYSGYAGESEPQSALKMFQSLDAVSFDDVHVNFTVEEWNLLDPSQKNLYKDVMLETYWNLTALGYYLEVHHTEEQHQTSRSHERHERNHTGKKPYECNQCGKAFSCHSHLQYHKRTHTGEKPYECNQCGKAFSCYSSLQRHQRTHTGEKPYECNQCGKAFLCQSSLQCHKRTHTGERPYECSQCGKAFARSSHLQSHKRIHTGERPYECNQCAKAFSSHSSLQIHERTHTGERPYECNQCGKAFSRHSTLQRHERTHTGEKPYECTQCGKAFSSHSSLQCHKRTHTGERPYVCTQCGKAFSCHSSLQIHERTHTGEKPYVCTQCGKAFSSHSSLQRHERTHTGEKPYECNQCGKAFSSHSSLQSHKRIHTGEKPYECTQCVKAFSCYNSLQIHERTHTGEKPYECNQCGKAFSSHSSLRSHKTVHTGEKPYECTQCGKAFSCHSSLQRHKRTHTREKS from the exons atGACTAAATTTAatgtggaaccctgctacagtggatacgctggagagtctGAGCCCCAAAGTGCtttgaagatgttccagagcctg gatgccgtgagttttgatgatgtgcatgtgaacttcactgtggaagagtggaatttgctggatccttcccagaagaatctctacaaagatgtgatgcttgagacttactggaacctcactgctttag GCTAttatttggaagtccatcatactgaagaacaacatcaaacttctagaagtcatgaaag gcatgaaagaaatcatactggaaagaaaccttatgaatgtaatcaatgtggtaaagccttttcatgtcacagtcatctccaatatcataaaagaacacataccggagagaaaccttatgaatgtaatcaatgtggtaaagccttttcatgttacagtagtctccaaagacatcaaagaacacacactggagagaaaccttatgaatgtaatcaatgtggtaaagcctttttatgtCAGAgtagtctccaatgtcataagagaacacatactggagagagaccttatgaatgtagtcaatgtggtaaagcctttgcaagatccagtcatctccaatctcataaaagaatacataccggagagagaccttatgaatgtaatcaatgtgctaaagccttttcatctcacagtagtctccaaatacatgaaagaacacatactggagagagaccttatgaatgtaatcaatgtggtaaagccttttcacgtcacagtactctccaaagacatgaaagaacacatactggagagaaaccttatgaatgtactcaatgtggtaaagccttttcatctcacagtagtctccaatgtcataagagaacacatactggtGAGAGACCTTATGTATgtactcaatgtggtaaagccttttcatgtcacagtagtctccaaatacatgaaagaacacatactggagagaaaccttatgtatgtactcaatgtggtaaagcattttcatctcacagtagtctccaaagacatgaaagaacacatactggagagaaaccttatgaatgtaatcaatgtggtaaagccttttcatctcacagtagtctccaatctcataaaagaatacataccggagagaaaccttatgaatgtactcaatgtgttaaagccttttcatgttACAATAGTCTCCaaatacatgaaagaacacatactggagagaaaccttatgaatgtaatcaatgtggtaaagccttttcatctcACAGTAGTCTCCGATCTCATAAAACagtacatactggagagaaaccttatgaatgtactcaatgtggtaaagccttttcatgtcacagtagtctccaaagacataaaagaacacataccagagagaaatcttag